DNA sequence from the Antarctobacter heliothermus genome:
CGCCCTCAGGGGTGAACATTGTGGCCGGCAGGATCAACACACCCGCGTCGCGCACCAGGCGTGGCGCAAGCTGGGCCGAGCCTTCGGCAAAAGGGTGCTCGACATAGGCAAAATAGGCGCCACAGCCCAACAAGGTCCAGCCTTTCGCCTCCAACGGGCCAAAATGCTCTTGGATAGCGGCGCGCCGATCCAGAATCTCGTCGCGCTGCTCGGACCGCCATTGCGAAAGATGCTCCAGCCCCCATTGCGCCGCGCGCTGTCCCAAAGATGGTGCGCAGATCGCCACCGTGTCCTGAAACTTCTCGATTTGATGCAATAGAGGGGCCGCGCCGATGATGGCCCCGACGCGGTGCCCGGTCAGCCGGTAGACCTTGGAGAAACTATAAAGCTGGATCAGTGTGTCGTCCCAGTTGTCGCGCGTCAGCAATCCGTGCGGCGCGCCGCTACGCGAGTCGAAATCACGGTAGGTTTCATCCACGATCAACCGGATACCAGCGTCCTGACACAGGTCAAAGAAACCTTCCACCACCTCAGCCGGATACTCCACCCCGCAGGGATTGTTCGGCGTCACCATGGCAATCGCCCGCGTGCGCGGCGTGATCAGGGCGCGCGCAGCCAGCGGATCGGGCAACAAATCCGGCCCGCACGGCAACGGAACCGCCCTTACACCGCTCATGTCCAGCCACATCTTGTGATTGAAGTACCACGGCACCGGCAGGATCACTTCGTCACCCTCATTGCAGGTGGCCGCTATCACTGCGGCAAAAGCCTGATTGCACCCCGCTGTAATGGCCACCTGCGCCGGATCTACCGTGCCGCCATAGTGGCCTGACCACTCGACGGCCAGCGCCGCGCGCAAACCCGGCAAACCCAGAACGGGACCATAGGAATGGCTGGACGCTTCCTCCATCATCTGCGCCATGGCGGCGCGCATCGCAGGCGGTGGCGGATCGGCGGGGGCTGCCTGACTGAGGTTGATCAGCGGCCGATCAGCGGGAAACGTGACCCCTTGCAACCAGCGTTGTGCCTCCGGGATAGGCGGAAAGAAGGTGGCTTCAGTGCGCGAGACCATTGTCGTGAACTCCGTCTGGCGATTTCTTCTGTCCGGAAATATCCCGGGAGCGCGAGGGCAGAGCCCTCGTCTGGGGGTTTGGGGGCAACGCCCCCGAGAGTAAGAGTGCGCCGTCAGGCGCGCCTGAAGATCGCGGGGATCACGCCCTCAGTCGTCGCCGCGATAGGGTTTGACGTATTGCAACGCCATATCCCACGGGAAAAAGATCCAGGTATCCTGGCTCACTTCGGTGATGAAGGTGTCCACCTGCGGGCGGCCTTGGGGCTTGGCATAGACTGTCGCCACATGCGCGTTGGGCATATGTGCGCGCACCACCTCCAGCGTGCGGCCGGTGTCGACCAGATCGTCCACCACAAGTACTCCGGTGCCGTCGCCGACATATTCCATGTTCGGCGACTTGATCACCTTGGGCGCGCTCTGGGCCTGATGGTTGTAGCTTTTGACGCTGATCGTATCGACGATTCGGATGTCCAGTTCGCGCGCGACAATCATCGCGGGTGCCATGCCGCCGCGGGTGATCGCCACGACGGCCCGCCAAGCGCCGTCATCGGGACCGCGTCCCTGTAGGCGCCACGCCAGGGCGCGCGCGTCCCGATGCAACTGGTCCCAACTGACGTGAAAGCCTTTTTCGTGCGGCAGGCGGTCGGTCATCCCTGTCTCCTCAACTCAGCCCATTGATATTCGGGTAGCGGCGTCCGGGTCGCAGAACGCCCGCGCCGTGATGCTTGTACGTCACAAACAGCAGCGGCAGTGGCGTGCCATCGTTGAACGTGACAAGGGCGGGCCAGTCCACGCACGGGGCCTCAGCCCTTGGACATGTCGGGCGCGTCCACCGCCTTCATGCCGACAACGTGATATCCTGCGTCCACATGGTGCGTCTCGCCGGTGACGCCGCTGCCCAGTTCGGACAACAGGTACAGCGCCGATTTTCCCACATCCTGAATGGTCACATTGCGACGCAAGGGCGAGTTGTACTCATTCCACTTCATGATGTAGCGGAAATCGCCGATGCCGCTGGCGGCCAGCGTCTTGATCGGGCCGGCGCTGATCGCGTTGACGCGGATGCCGTCCTTGCCCAGATCCTCTGCCAGATAGCGCACCGATGCCTCCAGCGCTGCCTTGGCCACGCCCATGACATTATAATGCGGCATGATGCGTTCCGCGCCGTAGTAGGTCAGCGTCACGGCACTGCCGCCGTTTTTCATCATCTTTTCGGCGCGCTGCATCACGCTGGTAAAGCTGTAGACGGAAATATCCATCGTCATGGCAAAGTTGGATTTCGACGTGTCCACATAGCGGCCGCGCAGTTCGTTCTTGTCGGAAAACCCGATGGCATGAACAACAAAATCCAGAGTGTCCCAACGCTCTTTCAGTCCGGCAAACAGCGAGTCAATCGACGCCTCGTCACCCACATCGCAGGGCAGCACGAAATCTGATCCCAATTGCCCGGCCAGCGGATCGACGCGCTTTTTCAGCGCCTCGCCCTGATAGGAAAACGCCAGATCCGCTCCAGCGTCAGCGCAGGCCTTGGCGATGCCCCAGGCGATTGATTTATCATTGGCCAATCCCATGATCAGGCCGCGTTTTCCCGCCATCAACTGGTTTGACATTGTCGCCCTTTCCGCCAGATCATTGATGCAGCGACCTTTAGGGTATCGCTTGGCGACCATCAAGCCTGCCGTTAGCGCAATTCCTGCCTTGCATCCCGGGCGACACAGGCGGCAAGTCGCGGCAATGGACAGAAGGATATACAAGATGAGCGACCGTAGCGGGATCTTTGCCGGGGACGATCCGTTTGTCATTGCCCGAAACTGGCTGGCCGAGGCTGAAGAGTGTGAGGCCAACGATCCCAACGCCATCGCCCTGTCGACGGTCGATGCCGACGGATTGCCAAACGCGCGCATGGTCTTGTTGAAAGAGATCGAGGATGCGGCCTTTGTCTTTTACACCAACTACGACAGCCGCAAGGCGCAGGAAATCGATCAGGCGGGCAAGGCGGCCTTTGTGATGCATTGGAAATCGCTGCGTCGGCAGATCCGCGTGCGCGGGTTGGTCGAAAAAGAGGACGGCCCGCAGGCCGACGCCTATTATACGTCACGGTCTCTCAAGAGTCGGTTGGGAGCCTGGGCCAGTCAGCAGAGCCAGCCGCTATCCAGTCGCGCGGCGTTGATGGCAGAGGTCGCTCGGATCACCGCGCGCCACGGCACAAATCCGGTCCGCCCGCCGTTCTGGGGTGGATATCGGATCATTCCGCTGGAGATTGAATTCTGGGCGGACGGTGCATTTCGTCTGCATGACAGGTTCCGCTGGTCTCGAAAGGATATAACAGACACTTGGGATGTCGCCCGGCTAAACCCTTGAAGACGTTGAAATGATGTACATTTTCCCCCATGGAATGAAGTATCTCAATTTCTCTGAATGCCGTCTCTGACACAAAAATACCAATGACCTGTCTTGCGTTGAAGGCCGGCTTTGTTCCAAGACTCGGGCTGGGGACAAGTTGGTACAGTTGGAAACGGCGTTGACACATGAGGAAATAGACCAGACCGCTGTTGCGGGACGGGTGAAATGGTTCGATCCGGTCAAGGGTTTTGGCTTTGTCGTGTCGGACGATGGGGGACCGGATATTCTGCTCCATGCGAATGTCCTTAGGAATTTCGGGCAAAGTTCGGTGGCGGACGGTGCCGCCATAGAAATCACAGTCCAACGCACCGACCGGGGTGTTCAGGCAACGCAGGTTCTAAAGGTTGAACCACCCGATCTTCCGGAAAACGCGCCCTTGGCGGATTTCGAACAGATTGACCCCGAAGTGATGGCACAAGCGGTGCTGGAACCGGCGCGGGTCAAATGGTTCGACAAGGCAAAGGGTTTCGGGTTTGCAAATGTGTTCGGAAAACCCGAAGATGTGTTCATTCATATCGAGGTCCTGCGCCGCTCGGGCCTCGCGGATTTGCAACCGGGCGAGGCCCTTGCCATCCGCGTCGTTGAGGGCAAGCGGGGACACATGGCGATGGAAGTGACTGCATGGGAAAGCGCCTTGTCGCGTTGAGTTTGATGGCCGCGCTGGTGGCGTGGCCGGTGTTGGGGCAGGGCGATGGCTCTGTCATTCTGGAACAGGAAGCCGCGCCGCCGCCGATGCCATCGGCGCCGGCGGCAGAGCCTGCCGATCCGCTGGATTCAGCAGATCCGGCAAAGCCGCTTGATCCGGTGGCCGAGACCCCGGATGCCGACGCACCAGAGGACGGTGAGCCGGTGGCACGGGGTCCAAGCGACCCCGAACCTCCTGCCGAAGAGGTGCCCACCGATCCGCCGGTCGCAACTGCGCCGGCTGAGGTGCCGCCGGCTTTGGAACCGATTCTGCCTATCGGGGATGAGCCGATCGCCGATGCAGGTGTTGATCCTGCCGCCAAACCCGATCCTGACAGCCGAATCGGCGCGTGTCGCAATGACACTTTGTATCTTCGCGGTGATTTCGGCAAAGCCCGCTTTTCCGTCGATGTGGCCAAGACGGCCGAAGACCGCGCGCAGGGGCTGATGAACGTCGATTTCATGCCCACCAGCAAGGGTATGCTTTTTGTCTACCCAGCACCGCAACCGGTCGCATTTTGGATGAAAAACACGCTGATCCCGCTCGACATGATCTTTGCCGACAGCCACGGCGTGGTGGTCAAGGTCCATCACAGCGCCACACCGGGTGATCTGACATCCATCCCCGGCGGCGATCAGGTGCAGTTTGTGCTGGAGATCAATGGCGGTCTGGCCAAGATGTTGCGCATCGAAGAGGGGGCGCAAATCCGGCACCCGACAGTGCGTCGTGCGGCTTGGCCCTGCTGAGGTGCAAATTGGGCTTTTCAATCTGCTTTTGTGCGGATAAACCGCACAAATCGTCGGGGCGTGGCGCAGCTTGGTAGCGCGTCTGTTTTGGGTACAGAAGGTCGTGAGTTCGAATCTCGCCGCCCCGACCACTTTCTTGCAGACCGGTTCAGGCCCAAGCGGGTGTCCACGCGTGGACAGCTTGGTGTGTCAATGAAATCAACGGCTTGCAGAGACGATTTCACACTCTATTAACAAATGACCACAACCCTGAAGCCTTTTGCCCGGTCGCAAAATACGGCGTCGCAAGCTGGTTGACGGGCCAAACGGCGTTTGGATTTGCCTTTGGCCCCACCCCGTCAGCGCCGGTGAAACCATTTTTATGAGAATCTGAAACTTCCGAAACTTCCTTGCGTGGCTATGGGTACGAGAAACGCGACAGGCTGATTCTTTCTAGACCGCTGATCTGGGCGCGCTCAACTGATCGGGCGGCGAAGGTGCCGCAATCCTTACGATTGTCACCGACAAAGATGGGTCATCCTATCTGAACGTCGCGAGTTCGGCCACCAGACTGACGCCGTCGCAACCCCATGCCCAGCACATTCGCAGGCTGTTCGATGGCGAAGGTGCGCCGATCCATTCCGTTGCGCCGACGACGCCAACAAAGAGGGTATGGGCGAGGTTTTGGAGGGCGAGGGCCAGTATGGCGACGTTCTGCTGCCTTTGTCCTCGGGCGGGATGATGCCAATGGCGGACGCTAACGGAAACGTCTTTTTCGTCCAGAGTTACGACCTTGGCGATGACAGAAATTCCGTCAGCCCTGTCACCATGACCGACTACACGCCCGCCGATATCATGCCGCGGTCCCTGAGTGAGATCGTTCTGCAGGGGGTCGAGATCCCGGACGGGATCGGCATGGACACGATTCACGGCGGCAGCAGCCCCACTGTGACCGATCTGGAATCCTGGGACATGCTGGATTTCACTGCCTTCGGGTATGCGGTTGCCGATGCGGCCATCGCCCAGATGATGCAACAAGGCGACGACGTGGTCTTTGCCGATCAGGATGTCATCGTGACGTTGAAAGACACGCAACTGACGCAAGTGTCGGGTGACATAGTGCTGGTCTGACCTAGGCTGGCCTTTGCTGACTGTCCTGATCGCCCGGACCGCTTGGTCCAGGCAGTTCCGCGTTGGCAGGCACTAAGGGTAGGGAGGCGAAAAGAGAATCGTTTCCCACCAGATGTGGTGTCGCGCCCAGCGGAACGACCGAATTGCAGGGTTGAACGTGGTCCGAGTGCAACATTCCAAACGGTGCACAAGATTAACAAAAATTAATCATCAGCGCGACGATACCTCAAGTTATCCACAAGGAGCTGTGCGTAAATCCCCGTCTATTCTTGTATTTCCATGACTTGCGGGGACGTCCAATTTATTAACACCTGTGGCCTGAATCAGGCCCGTCTACCGCCCCTAGTGGCCTGCCGCCCGGTCAACACCAAATATATGTAGATAACGTGAAAAACCCGTTGACGACTCGGGCCTCCAAACGGCATCTTGTGCAGGCCGGTTGGGACACCCACTAGATATAGTGGTCACCGGCAAGAGACGGACAAGCACAGCAGACACTCTACAGGGGCTTAGGCCCTAATCCGCGTGGCAACCGCGGCAGAGGTGCTTCTTTCTCTTGCCAACCCACCGGCACGAAAAAACGGGACAACTCTGGGGCAGTAACGATGAAGATCGAAAGAAAGTTCACCAAGGCAGGTCAGGACGCATACGCGGAGATCGATTTTGTCACCACCAAATCGGAAATCCGCAATCCCGACGGGACCACGGTCTTTGCCCTTGATGCGCTTGAAGTGCCCGCAGGCTGGAGCCAAGTGGCCAGCGATGTGATCGCCCAGAAATACTTCCGCAAGGCGGGTGTTCCGGTCGAACTCAAGCGCGTCGCCGAAGACGGCGTGCCAGAGTTCCTGTGGCGCTCGGTCCCTGCGGCCAAGGACACGCCCCGTACGGGTGAAACCAGCGCGCGTCAGGTGTTCGACCGTCTGGCCGGTGCGTGGACCTATTGGGGCTGGAAGGGTGGCTATTTCACCACCGAGGAAGACGCGCAGGCGTATTTCGACGAAATGCGCGTGATGCTGGCCACGCAGATGGCCGCGCCGAACTCTCCTCAGTGGTTCAACACCGGCCTGCACTGGGCCTATGGCATCGATGGCCCCGGTCAGGGCCACTATTATGTCGACTACAAGTCCGGCAAGCTGACCAAGTCCAAATCGGCGTATGAGCACCCGCAGCCGCACGCCTGCTTTATCCAGTCGGTCAAGGATGATCTGGTCGGCGATGGCGGCATCATGGATCTCTGGGTGCGTGAGGCGCGCCTGTTCAAATACGGTTCCGGCACCGGCACCAACTTTTCCTCGCTGCGCGCCGCCAACGAACCGCTGTCGGGTGGCGGCAAGTCGTCCGGCCTGATGGGCTTCCTCAAGATCGGTGACCGCGCAGCGGGCGCGATCAAATCCGGCGGCACCACGCGCCGCGCCGCCAAGATGGTGATCTGCGATGCCGACCACCCGGATATCGAGGAATTCATCAACTGGAAGGTCAAGGAAGAGCAGAAGGTCGCCAGCATCGTCGCCGGCTCCAAAATGCACGAGAAGATGCTGAACGGCATTTTCGAGGCGATCCGCACATGGGACGGCACCGAAGAGGGCGCCTATGACCCCAAGGAAAACGACGCGCTGAAAAAGGCGATCCGCGCTGCCAAGCAGTCGATGATCCCCGAGACCTACATCAAGCGCGTGTTGGACTACGCCAAGCAGGGCTATGCCAGCATCGAATTCCCGACCTATGACACCGACTGGGATTCTGAGGCCTATGCCAGCGTGTCTGGTCAGAACTCGAACAACTCGATCCGCGTCACCGATGCCTTTCTCAAGGCGGTCCGCGAGGACAAGCCGTGGGAACTGATCCGCCGCACCGACGGTGCTGTGGCCAAGACCATCAAGGCGCGCGATCTGTGGGAACAGGTGGGCCACGCGGCTTGGTCCTGTGCCGATCCGGGTATTCAGTTCCACGACACGGTCAACGCATGGCACACCTGCCCGGCGGACGGTGAGATCCGTGGATCCAACCCCTGCTCGGAATACATGTTCCTTGACGACACCGCCTGTAACCTGGCGTCGATGAACCTGCTGACCTTCCTGCACGACGGCAAGTTCGACGCCGAGGGCTATATCCACGCCACGCGCCTTTGGACGCTGACGCTGGAAATCTCTGTGACCATGGCACAGTTCCCGTCCAAGGAAATCGCACAGCGCAGCTATGACTTCCGCACGTTGGGCCTTGGCTATGCCAACATCGGCGGGCTGCTGATGAACATGGGCTTTGGCTATGACAGCGACGAGGGCCGTGCCCTCTGCGGTGCGCTGAGCGCGATCATGACCGGCACCTCCTATGCAACCAGCGCCGAAATTGCCGGTGAACTGGGCGCATTCCCGGGCTACGCTGGCAACCGCGACCACATGCTGCGCGTCATCCGCAACCACCGCAACGCCGCCTATGGCGCGACCGAAGGGTACGAAGACCT
Encoded proteins:
- a CDS encoding aminotransferase — translated: MVSRTEATFFPPIPEAQRWLQGVTFPADRPLINLSQAAPADPPPPAMRAAMAQMMEEASSHSYGPVLGLPGLRAALAVEWSGHYGGTVDPAQVAITAGCNQAFAAVIAATCNEGDEVILPVPWYFNHKMWLDMSGVRAVPLPCGPDLLPDPLAARALITPRTRAIAMVTPNNPCGVEYPAEVVEGFFDLCQDAGIRLIVDETYRDFDSRSGAPHGLLTRDNWDDTLIQLYSFSKVYRLTGHRVGAIIGAAPLLHQIEKFQDTVAICAPSLGQRAAQWGLEHLSQWRSEQRDEILDRRAAIQEHFGPLEAKGWTLLGCGAYFAYVEHPFAEGSAQLAPRLVRDAGVLILPATMFTPEGDTSGDRQFRVAFANSDRAGIAEFARRLAQVEGPLAASQGAE
- a CDS encoding vitamin B12-dependent ribonucleotide reductase produces the protein MKIERKFTKAGQDAYAEIDFVTTKSEIRNPDGTTVFALDALEVPAGWSQVASDVIAQKYFRKAGVPVELKRVAEDGVPEFLWRSVPAAKDTPRTGETSARQVFDRLAGAWTYWGWKGGYFTTEEDAQAYFDEMRVMLATQMAAPNSPQWFNTGLHWAYGIDGPGQGHYYVDYKSGKLTKSKSAYEHPQPHACFIQSVKDDLVGDGGIMDLWVREARLFKYGSGTGTNFSSLRAANEPLSGGGKSSGLMGFLKIGDRAAGAIKSGGTTRRAAKMVICDADHPDIEEFINWKVKEEQKVASIVAGSKMHEKMLNGIFEAIRTWDGTEEGAYDPKENDALKKAIRAAKQSMIPETYIKRVLDYAKQGYASIEFPTYDTDWDSEAYASVSGQNSNNSIRVTDAFLKAVREDKPWELIRRTDGAVAKTIKARDLWEQVGHAAWSCADPGIQFHDTVNAWHTCPADGEIRGSNPCSEYMFLDDTACNLASMNLLTFLHDGKFDAEGYIHATRLWTLTLEISVTMAQFPSKEIAQRSYDFRTLGLGYANIGGLLMNMGFGYDSDEGRALCGALSAIMTGTSYATSAEIAGELGAFPGYAGNRDHMLRVIRNHRNAAYGATEGYEDLAVKPVPLDLVNCPDETLVHLSMSAWDEALSLGEKNGYRNAQVSVIAPTGTIGLVMDCDTTGIEPDFALVKFKKLAGGGYFKIINQSVPGALEHLGYSSSQIEEIISYAVGHQTLGNAPGINHSALIGHGFGPAQIEKIESALPSAFDIRFVFNQWTLGEEFCRDVLGIPADKLTDPSFDLLRHLGFTKADVEAANDHVCGTMTLEGAPHLKDEHLSVFDCANPCGKKGKRYLSVESHIHMMAAAQSFISGAISKTINMANDATIEDCQKAYELSWSLGVKANALYRDGSKLSQPLAAALVEDDDEAAEILESGNHTEKAQVLAEKIVEKVVIKEIAKSQRSKMPERRKGYTQKAIVGGHKVYLRTGEYQDGNLGEIFIDMHKEGAGFRAMMNNFAIAVSVGLQYGVPLEEFVDAFTFTKFEPAGMVQGNDSIKNATSILDYIFRELAVSYLDRTDLAHVKPEGASFDDIGRGEEEGVSNLKELSETAATRSLEVLKQISSTGYLRKRMPQELVVLQGGQATVALEAGTDAEQVLRTLVPATAAGPKTSGSATSTIAINTAVTRAKMQGYEGEACNECGNYTLVRNGTCMKCNTCGGTSGCS
- the gpt gene encoding xanthine phosphoribosyltransferase, producing the protein MTDRLPHEKGFHVSWDQLHRDARALAWRLQGRGPDDGAWRAVVAITRGGMAPAMIVARELDIRIVDTISVKSYNHQAQSAPKVIKSPNMEYVGDGTGVLVVDDLVDTGRTLEVVRAHMPNAHVATVYAKPQGRPQVDTFITEVSQDTWIFFPWDMALQYVKPYRGDD
- the fabI gene encoding enoyl-ACP reductase FabI — protein: MSNQLMAGKRGLIMGLANDKSIAWGIAKACADAGADLAFSYQGEALKKRVDPLAGQLGSDFVLPCDVGDEASIDSLFAGLKERWDTLDFVVHAIGFSDKNELRGRYVDTSKSNFAMTMDISVYSFTSVMQRAEKMMKNGGSAVTLTYYGAERIMPHYNVMGVAKAALEASVRYLAEDLGKDGIRVNAISAGPIKTLAASGIGDFRYIMKWNEYNSPLRRNVTIQDVGKSALYLLSELGSGVTGETHHVDAGYHVVGMKAVDAPDMSKG
- the pdxH gene encoding pyridoxamine 5'-phosphate oxidase, with amino-acid sequence MSDRSGIFAGDDPFVIARNWLAEAEECEANDPNAIALSTVDADGLPNARMVLLKEIEDAAFVFYTNYDSRKAQEIDQAGKAAFVMHWKSLRRQIRVRGLVEKEDGPQADAYYTSRSLKSRLGAWASQQSQPLSSRAALMAEVARITARHGTNPVRPPFWGGYRIIPLEIEFWADGAFRLHDRFRWSRKDITDTWDVARLNP
- a CDS encoding cold-shock protein, whose translation is MTHEEIDQTAVAGRVKWFDPVKGFGFVVSDDGGPDILLHANVLRNFGQSSVADGAAIEITVQRTDRGVQATQVLKVEPPDLPENAPLADFEQIDPEVMAQAVLEPARVKWFDKAKGFGFANVFGKPEDVFIHIEVLRRSGLADLQPGEALAIRVVEGKRGHMAMEVTAWESALSR
- a CDS encoding DUF192 domain-containing protein, producing MGKRLVALSLMAALVAWPVLGQGDGSVILEQEAAPPPMPSAPAAEPADPLDSADPAKPLDPVAETPDADAPEDGEPVARGPSDPEPPAEEVPTDPPVATAPAEVPPALEPILPIGDEPIADAGVDPAAKPDPDSRIGACRNDTLYLRGDFGKARFSVDVAKTAEDRAQGLMNVDFMPTSKGMLFVYPAPQPVAFWMKNTLIPLDMIFADSHGVVVKVHHSATPGDLTSIPGGDQVQFVLEINGGLAKMLRIEEGAQIRHPTVRRAAWPC